A stretch of Deinococcus cellulosilyticus NBRC 106333 = KACC 11606 DNA encodes these proteins:
- a CDS encoding LptF/LptG family permease — MVLKLTRYLLREVLPLYLVGFVVFTILMTTDLLSSTVGVMLRNRTPLNEALLMFALRMPDFISKALPVAVPFAILLGLGRLAKDSELKVIFTSGITPSRLLAPLLLLGAVVSGVLFFLDANIRPVANARWWDTINIVYNGAPPPKEEQLFTQVQDGVLYSASSIRQTTPDMAQLSGVMVRSPEGTYTAMGGQWDSRQQTWELFSVWKVAGENQAPTFEPRKTFPYSGKLVEFTPLPEYLSISQIQRKLASGNISLETERSLRFELQRRFAEPLSAFCFAFAAAALGLLLRDRSWAFISVILLIFVYYVLWSYTPELAKVGALPVWLAAWLPDGVFVLLGAGLMRRLV; from the coding sequence ATTGATGACCACAGACCTGCTCAGTTCCACGGTGGGAGTGATGCTCCGGAACCGCACACCGCTGAACGAAGCCCTGCTGATGTTTGCCCTGCGCATGCCCGATTTCATTTCGAAGGCGCTGCCTGTGGCCGTTCCTTTTGCCATCCTGCTTGGTCTCGGGCGTCTGGCCAAAGACAGCGAATTGAAAGTGATCTTCACTTCAGGGATCACCCCGAGCCGCCTGCTGGCCCCACTGCTGTTGCTGGGTGCGGTGGTGAGTGGGGTGCTGTTCTTTCTGGATGCCAACATCCGTCCGGTGGCGAATGCCAGGTGGTGGGACACCATCAACATTGTGTACAACGGGGCTCCACCGCCCAAAGAAGAACAGCTGTTCACCCAGGTGCAAGATGGGGTGCTGTACAGTGCAAGCAGCATCCGCCAGACCACACCGGACATGGCGCAACTTTCGGGTGTGATGGTTCGTTCTCCTGAAGGGACGTACACCGCAATGGGAGGACAGTGGGATTCCAGACAGCAGACCTGGGAGCTGTTCAGTGTCTGGAAGGTGGCCGGGGAAAACCAGGCCCCGACCTTTGAGCCCCGCAAAACCTTTCCTTACTCTGGAAAGCTGGTGGAGTTTACCCCTCTGCCAGAGTACCTGTCCATTTCCCAGATCCAGCGCAAACTGGCTTCTGGAAACATCAGTCTGGAAACTGAGCGTTCGCTGCGCTTTGAGTTGCAGAGAAGGTTTGCAGAGCCCCTTTCTGCTTTCTGTTTTGCTTTTGCTGCTGCTGCACTGGGTCTGCTGCTCAGGGACCGCTCCTGGGCGTTCATTTCGGTGATCCTGCTGATTTTTGTGTATTACGTGCTGTGGTCTTACACGCCAGAACTTGCCAAAGTCGGTGCGTTGCCCGTCTGGCTTGCTGCATGGCTTCCTGATGGGGTGTTCGTGCTGCTGGGTGCAGGCCTGATGAGGAGGCTTGTGTGA
- a CDS encoding SRPBCC family protein, translating into MIRVSEHTRASAEQVWFLYTDVAGWPRWDSELDACTLSGPFEAGTTGTLTPKGMTPIPFTLLHVDPFKSFSDETHLPGAVLKFHHTLEATPEGLKITHTIHLIGPDYDRYAATIGKSIAAHLPPALKKLAALAEAPVPA; encoded by the coding sequence ATGATTCGAGTGAGTGAACACACCCGTGCCAGTGCAGAGCAGGTCTGGTTCCTTTACACCGATGTGGCAGGGTGGCCCAGATGGGACAGCGAACTCGACGCTTGCACCCTCTCAGGCCCTTTTGAAGCAGGCACAACAGGAACCCTCACCCCAAAAGGCATGACACCCATTCCTTTCACCCTCCTGCACGTTGATCCTTTCAAAAGCTTCTCGGATGAAACCCACCTTCCCGGAGCCGTGCTCAAGTTCCACCACACCCTTGAAGCCACGCCCGAAGGCCTCAAAATCACGCACACCATTCACCTGATCGGACCCGATTATGACCGTTATGCCGCCACCATCGGCAAGAGCATTGCGGCACACCTGCCTCCTGCCCTCAAGAAACTTGCTGCACTGGCAGAAGCCCCTGTCCCTGCATGA
- a CDS encoding TetR/AcrR family transcriptional regulator — protein MPRHTDTKHILLDIARELFAEQGYRVTTLEQIAARAGITKPAVYRHYSSKQAILEALLKQADQQEQEIFTEDTSLPLRDRLIQVAHLYTGGFNPLMAVITGASDKREQVAEAEMHARKHMRQTLARLTGLFEREIQQGSVQGDPQILAVMFSSVIHGSQMHLSRNPILQEKQILEASIDVFLNGCLRDKGQLQA, from the coding sequence ATGCCACGCCATACCGACACCAAACACATTCTGCTGGACATTGCCCGTGAGCTTTTCGCGGAGCAGGGCTACCGGGTCACCACCCTGGAGCAGATTGCGGCCAGGGCGGGCATCACCAAGCCTGCGGTGTACCGGCACTACTCCAGCAAGCAGGCCATTCTGGAAGCCTTGCTGAAGCAGGCCGATCAGCAGGAGCAGGAGATTTTCACCGAGGACACCTCTTTGCCCCTCAGGGACCGCCTCATTCAGGTGGCCCACCTGTACACTGGAGGCTTCAACCCCCTGATGGCCGTCATCACTGGAGCGAGTGACAAGCGTGAACAGGTTGCAGAAGCTGAAATGCATGCCCGGAAGCACATGCGCCAGACGCTGGCCCGCCTCACCGGGCTTTTCGAGCGGGAAATCCAGCAGGGCAGCGTGCAGGGGGACCCACAGATTCTGGCAGTGATGTTCAGCAGTGTGATTCACGGGTCACAGATGCACCTGAGCCGGAACCCCATCTTGCAGGAGAAGCAGATTCTGGAGGCCTCCATCGATGTGTTCCTGAATGGGTGCCTGCGGGACAAAGGGCAACTTCAGGCATGA
- a CDS encoding DUF503 domain-containing protein, with the protein MMLGYIGTYICRLEAPWVRSLKEKRALIKPVTEKLKSRYPVTVARLDGLDAHDWEVIGVVTISNDYQWVQDTLKMVSDLMRTSGCEVTEENTSIQPIEQEEEDE; encoded by the coding sequence CTGATGCTCGGCTACATCGGGACCTACATCTGCAGGCTGGAAGCCCCCTGGGTGCGCTCCCTCAAAGAGAAACGTGCCCTGATCAAACCCGTGACCGAAAAACTCAAATCCCGCTACCCTGTCACGGTGGCGCGTCTGGATGGTCTGGATGCCCACGACTGGGAAGTGATCGGGGTGGTCACCATCTCCAACGATTACCAGTGGGTGCAGGACACCCTGAAGATGGTTTCGGACCTCATGCGGACATCAGGCTGCGAGGTCACCGAGGAGAACACCTCCATTCAGCCCATTGAACAGGAAGAAGAGGACGAATGA
- a CDS encoding MarR family winged helix-turn-helix transcriptional regulator, which yields MADRSPTMSEDFPTEFDTPQDNPGFLLWTITSRWQRQVRQVLDPLNLTHAQFVLLASLGWLCTREAHITQIRLADHAQMDPMTTSQVLRTLEQKGWVTRLPHPRDTRAKVLQVTPEGHTMIEQSIPLVEAVDRAFFAELGPEAVALFKKLDQRSS from the coding sequence ATGGCTGACCGCTCACCCACCATGTCCGAAGATTTCCCCACCGAATTCGACACCCCACAGGACAACCCTGGCTTTCTGCTGTGGACCATCACCAGCAGGTGGCAAAGGCAGGTCCGGCAGGTGCTCGACCCCCTGAACCTGACCCACGCACAGTTTGTGCTGCTGGCCAGTCTGGGCTGGCTTTGCACCCGCGAGGCGCACATCACCCAGATCCGCCTCGCCGACCACGCCCAGATGGACCCCATGACCACCTCACAGGTGCTCAGGACGCTGGAACAGAAAGGCTGGGTGACCCGCCTGCCACACCCCAGAGACACCCGCGCCAAGGTCTTGCAGGTGACCCCTGAAGGTCACACCATGATCGAGCAGAGCATCCCTCTGGTGGAGGCGGTGGACCGGGCCTTTTTCGCAGAACTGGGTCCAGAGGCAGTGGCCCTCTTCAAAAAGCTGGACCAGCGTTCCTCCTGA
- the pth gene encoding aminoacyl-tRNA hydrolase: protein MKLIVGLGNPGLEYAQTRHNVGFMVLDLLAARLGVRFSHRGNAEVAEGRIGTEKVILVKPHTYMNLSGQAVVPLMRFYKLHPEDMLVVQDDLDMPFRMMKFRHGGSSGGQGGIKNITQLLGSENFTRLKIGIDRPPPKYDVPRWVLSKFRPEEQPDLEKLVDLGMQAAISWAEQGLEKAQLKFNGTDLRPRPPKKAKETLKIPMRVKMCGMTRVEDAVLAERLGVDAIGLIFAPFSKRHVTPEQARKISLSLSVLPSRVGVFVDTPLEELLKTADTARLTAVQLHGNESPEFAAQVAAHFPVIRAFRVKDATLDLSEWQDFTVLLDGSEPGSGQAFDWSLLPSLKPPKRWWLAGGLGPQNVVAALEAVKNHLPVGVDAVTHLEASPGIKDPARMRAFMQNLRSRD from the coding sequence TTGAAGTTGATTGTGGGTCTGGGCAACCCTGGATTAGAGTATGCCCAGACGCGTCACAATGTGGGTTTCATGGTGCTGGACCTCCTGGCAGCAAGGCTCGGGGTGCGCTTCTCACACCGTGGCAATGCCGAGGTGGCAGAGGGGCGCATCGGCACCGAGAAGGTGATTCTGGTCAAACCCCACACCTACATGAACCTGTCCGGTCAGGCGGTGGTGCCCCTGATGCGCTTCTACAAACTGCACCCGGAGGACATGCTGGTGGTGCAGGACGACCTGGACATGCCCTTCCGCATGATGAAATTCAGGCACGGAGGGAGTTCTGGCGGGCAGGGCGGCATCAAGAACATCACCCAGCTTCTGGGATCGGAGAACTTCACCCGCCTGAAGATCGGGATTGACCGTCCTCCACCGAAATACGATGTGCCCAGGTGGGTGCTGTCCAAATTCCGCCCGGAGGAGCAGCCTGATCTGGAGAAGCTTGTTGATCTGGGCATGCAGGCTGCGATCAGCTGGGCAGAGCAGGGTCTGGAGAAAGCCCAGTTGAAATTCAACGGCACGGACCTGAGGCCCAGACCCCCGAAGAAAGCAAAGGAGACCCTGAAGATTCCCATGCGAGTGAAGATGTGCGGGATGACCCGCGTTGAGGATGCGGTGCTGGCGGAGCGGCTCGGGGTGGATGCCATCGGCCTGATCTTTGCCCCGTTCAGCAAACGGCATGTGACTCCGGAGCAAGCCCGCAAGATCAGCCTGAGCCTGTCCGTGCTGCCTTCACGGGTGGGGGTTTTCGTGGACACGCCACTGGAAGAGCTCCTGAAAACCGCAGACACGGCCCGACTGACTGCCGTGCAGCTGCATGGCAATGAATCCCCTGAATTTGCAGCGCAGGTGGCAGCGCATTTCCCTGTGATCCGGGCCTTCCGGGTCAAGGATGCCACCCTGGACCTGTCTGAATGGCAGGATTTCACAGTTCTGCTCGACGGCAGTGAGCCAGGATCAGGACAGGCTTTTGACTGGTCCCTGTTGCCCAGCCTGAAGCCCCCGAAACGCTGGTGGCTTGCTGGAGGGCTTGGCCCACAGAACGTTGTGGCTGCTCTGGAAGCCGTAAAGAATCATCTGCCAGTGGGCGTCGATGCCGTCACCCATCTGGAAGCCAGCCCGGGAATCAAAGATCCTGCGCGAATGCGGGCATTTATGCAGAATCTTCGTTCTCGGGACTGA
- a CDS encoding patatin-like phospholipase family protein, whose amino-acid sequence MTTTHRPFGLALGGGGARGFAHIGVFNVLDRLGVRPSCIAGTSMGALLGAFYAAGYSASDIRKMAATAPVLRLLKLNIGSGLLNNIAFEAFLKQYLPERFEDLKMPFTITATDLISGNSVYFNHGSLAQALRCTVAYPGLIDPVWIGDQLLADGGILNEVPVDAVMFMGVRPIIAVDVTFVNGPEYEGETSPPKGQFQKDKRVGLLPTARRTIIVMQSQMTEMRLAMYKPDLLLRPSVLPRIDTENFWKLDEAVKLGEEAATLQEDRIRELLGL is encoded by the coding sequence ATGACCACCACACACAGACCCTTCGGACTGGCCCTCGGAGGTGGAGGGGCCAGAGGATTCGCCCACATCGGGGTGTTCAATGTTCTGGACAGGCTCGGCGTGCGTCCCAGTTGCATTGCTGGAACCAGCATGGGTGCCCTGCTGGGGGCATTTTATGCTGCAGGTTACTCCGCTTCAGACATCCGCAAGATGGCCGCCACAGCACCCGTCCTGAGGCTCCTGAAACTCAACATCGGATCGGGCCTCCTCAACAACATTGCTTTTGAGGCTTTTTTAAAGCAATACCTCCCTGAGCGCTTCGAAGACCTCAAAATGCCCTTCACCATCACTGCAACAGACCTGATCAGCGGAAACTCGGTGTATTTCAACCACGGATCACTGGCCCAGGCCCTGCGCTGCACAGTGGCCTACCCCGGCCTGATTGATCCCGTGTGGATCGGAGACCAGCTTCTGGCAGATGGAGGCATCCTCAATGAAGTCCCGGTGGATGCAGTGATGTTCATGGGGGTCAGGCCCATCATCGCTGTGGATGTCACCTTTGTGAACGGACCCGAGTACGAAGGGGAAACCAGCCCTCCCAAAGGACAGTTCCAGAAAGACAAACGGGTGGGACTCCTGCCCACTGCCCGCAGAACCATCATCGTGATGCAATCTCAGATGACCGAAATGCGACTGGCCATGTACAAACCTGACCTGCTTTTGCGCCCCAGCGTGCTGCCCAGAATCGACACCGAAAACTTCTGGAAACTGGATGAGGCCGTCAAACTTGGAGAGGAAGCTGCCACCTTGCAGGAGGACAGGATTCGGGAGCTTCTGGGGTTGTAA
- the lepB gene encoding signal peptidase I translates to MSDKPKKSFLRSLWDDIIRPWGEAILFAWAITTFLVSMVGVDGNSMLPNLRWGERVVIPKYETWLHRLGYGSFQRGDILVVKPPLDSPGSQMSFLGLWTYRPFFIKRVVGLPGDKIRVSAGEVFVNGEKLNQAGITDYWQAQGCWDIDSEEANHAAALRNAKNEQTRLDEEITVPEGQYFVMGDNRSPNGSEDSRIMGTVPLKDIAGRAALVVWPFVRKAEAKWDCVSSPSKGKDGAELTGATQLNIRLLQRPEGFKAIP, encoded by the coding sequence ATGTCGGACAAACCGAAAAAAAGTTTTCTGAGGTCGCTGTGGGACGACATCATCCGGCCCTGGGGGGAAGCGATCCTCTTTGCGTGGGCCATCACCACATTTCTTGTTTCCATGGTCGGCGTGGACGGCAACAGCATGCTGCCGAACCTGCGCTGGGGGGAACGTGTGGTCATTCCCAAATATGAAACCTGGCTGCACCGTCTGGGGTACGGCAGTTTCCAGCGTGGAGACATTCTGGTGGTGAAACCCCCGCTGGATTCTCCCGGATCGCAGATGTCCTTTCTGGGCCTGTGGACTTACCGTCCTTTCTTCATCAAGCGTGTGGTGGGCCTCCCCGGAGACAAAATCCGTGTCTCTGCAGGTGAGGTCTTTGTCAATGGAGAGAAACTGAATCAGGCAGGCATCACCGATTACTGGCAGGCACAGGGCTGCTGGGACATTGACAGCGAAGAGGCAAACCACGCTGCTGCACTGCGCAACGCCAAAAACGAGCAGACCCGCCTTGATGAAGAGATCACGGTACCGGAAGGCCAGTACTTTGTGATGGGAGACAACCGCTCCCCCAACGGCAGTGAAGACAGCCGGATCATGGGCACGGTTCCCCTCAAGGACATTGCGGGCCGTGCTGCACTGGTGGTCTGGCCGTTCGTGCGCAAAGCAGAAGCGAAGTGGGATTGTGTTTCGAGCCCCAGCAAAGGCAAAGATGGCGCAGAACTCACTGGAGCCACCCAGCTGAACATCCGGCTCCTGCAGCGTCCTGAAGGCTTCAAAGCCATTCCCTGA
- a CDS encoding DNA-3-methyladenine glycosylase family protein, with the protein MSASAARTFLEQDPILASLLEKYPLPETFKGSFDAFAGLCSIVIGQQVSVRSSVAVEKRVLNHLGSFTPEKMLETPEDVLGKLGMTRNKIRTLKGMAVRVKEGLDLDALQHEPDAKVSEILLGMWGIGQWSTDMFLMFGLGHEDVFPWGDVALRRGFFRVMGQDATPGIAERWRPFRSYASWLFWQESETDLSIQPLFWVHV; encoded by the coding sequence ATGTCTGCCTCTGCTGCCCGCACCTTCCTGGAACAGGACCCGATCCTTGCCTCCTTGCTGGAAAAATACCCTCTGCCTGAGACCTTCAAGGGCTCTTTTGACGCTTTCGCTGGCCTGTGCAGCATCGTGATTGGGCAGCAGGTCAGTGTGCGTTCCTCTGTGGCGGTGGAGAAGCGGGTGTTGAACCATCTGGGCAGCTTCACCCCCGAAAAGATGCTGGAAACCCCCGAAGATGTGCTGGGCAAACTCGGCATGACCCGCAACAAGATCCGCACCCTCAAAGGCATGGCTGTCAGGGTCAAGGAAGGACTCGATCTGGATGCCTTGCAGCATGAACCAGACGCAAAAGTCAGTGAAATCCTGCTGGGCATGTGGGGCATTGGCCAGTGGTCCACAGACATGTTCCTGATGTTCGGACTGGGCCATGAAGACGTGTTCCCCTGGGGAGATGTGGCCCTGAGGCGCGGCTTTTTTCGGGTGATGGGGCAGGACGCCACCCCTGGAATTGCAGAGAGGTGGCGTCCTTTTCGTTCTTATGCGTCCTGGTTGTTCTGGCAGGAATCAGAAACGGACCTTTCGATTCAGCCGCTGTTCTGGGTGCATGTCTGA
- a CDS encoding LptF/LptG family permease yields MRRRIDEYVIREILPLLMAGMLVVVLLLLIAVFIEVLGPILAKGANPLLVGKLIAYSIPEAVGRGLPIALLFAVLIAMTRLAADSEIKSALAGGISPRRLMSPVMVLSVVVALVSFLNVALFVPRSTEQALQTQRDILLDNPRVLVKEGTVFKDALNRAIYIDEILPGNQLRGVQVIQLNTAEPPRELISAERGILENSTGTIVLYDGQRVTYRDAKPVTIASFKEARLPVQDLQATFTGGLKSVLVNQTIQELWTRVKQARDQGFPAYAENTALQRKFAEPAAAIAFGFFAVTLALYSFRSGTNVGLVWVLSLTFLYYATWSVFRVMGENGALPPVIAAWAPDALYVLAGLGLLVVTARR; encoded by the coding sequence GTGAGACGCCGCATCGATGAGTACGTCATCCGGGAGATCCTGCCCCTGTTGATGGCCGGGATGCTGGTGGTGGTTCTGCTGCTGCTGATCGCCGTCTTCATTGAGGTGCTCGGTCCCATCCTGGCGAAGGGGGCAAATCCTCTGCTGGTGGGAAAACTGATCGCCTACAGCATCCCTGAAGCTGTGGGACGTGGATTGCCCATTGCTCTGCTTTTTGCTGTGCTGATTGCCATGACCCGTCTGGCTGCAGACAGCGAAATCAAGAGTGCGCTGGCCGGAGGGATTTCTCCCAGACGCCTGATGAGCCCGGTCATGGTGCTCAGCGTGGTGGTGGCCCTGGTCAGCTTCCTGAATGTGGCCCTCTTTGTGCCCAGGAGCACCGAGCAGGCCCTGCAAACGCAGCGGGACATCCTGCTGGACAACCCGCGTGTGCTGGTGAAGGAGGGAACCGTCTTCAAGGATGCCCTCAACCGTGCCATTTACATTGATGAGATTCTGCCAGGAAACCAGCTCAGGGGGGTGCAGGTGATCCAGCTCAACACTGCAGAGCCTCCCCGTGAATTGATCTCTGCAGAACGCGGGATTCTGGAGAACTCCACGGGAACAATCGTGCTGTACGACGGTCAGCGGGTGACTTACCGCGATGCCAAACCTGTGACCATTGCTTCCTTCAAGGAAGCCAGACTGCCCGTGCAGGACCTGCAGGCAACCTTCACAGGAGGCTTGAAGTCCGTGCTGGTCAACCAGACCATTCAGGAACTCTGGACGCGGGTCAAGCAGGCCAGAGACCAGGGTTTCCCTGCTTACGCTGAAAACACTGCACTGCAACGCAAGTTCGCAGAGCCTGCTGCTGCCATTGCCTTCGGATTTTTTGCGGTGACCCTGGCCCTGTATTCCTTCCGTTCTGGAACCAACGTGGGTCTGGTGTGGGTGCTCAGCCTGACTTTTCTGTATTACGCCACCTGGAGCGTGTTTCGGGTGATGGGAGAAAACGGTGCTCTGCCTCCTGTCATCGCTGCATGGGCCCCAGATGCCCTGTATGTGCTCGCTGGGCTGGGCCTCCTGGTGGTGACGGCCAGAAGATGA
- a CDS encoding biotin--[acetyl-CoA-carboxylase] ligase, translated as MDLLTLLTEQIQSGEAIAERFGVTRVAVWKQIQRLQADGYPVVAEKPKGYRLLPGTPTPAALQKHLKGSFGQEYHYCGTVTSTQDVARKLAESGAPHGTVVLAEKQSQGRGRRGRVWSTPTGSGLYFTIILRPQLSLSELSLLPLMAGVAVREACGVGYLKWPNDLLTEKGKMAGLLLEADVRGEEVHHVLLGIGINVVPEGLPEGAVGLGSYIKKVSRVEVLSRILFQLETWTGMTEMAVLQAWRKYSGTLGRQVRVQTAKGPIEGLAVDVDARGLWIEHEGVRTCITAGDVSLVEPLGSKPQTV; from the coding sequence ATGGACCTGCTGACCTTACTCACCGAACAGATCCAGAGCGGTGAAGCCATTGCCGAGCGTTTCGGGGTGACCCGTGTGGCCGTCTGGAAGCAGATCCAGCGCCTGCAGGCAGATGGCTACCCTGTGGTGGCAGAAAAACCCAAAGGGTACCGTCTGTTGCCTGGCACCCCCACCCCTGCAGCCCTGCAAAAACATCTCAAAGGGTCTTTTGGGCAGGAGTACCATTACTGCGGCACCGTGACCAGCACCCAGGACGTGGCCCGCAAGCTTGCAGAATCGGGTGCCCCGCATGGCACAGTCGTGCTGGCCGAAAAGCAGAGCCAGGGCCGGGGTCGCAGAGGCAGGGTGTGGAGCACCCCCACAGGTTCTGGCCTGTACTTCACCATCATCCTCAGGCCACAGCTTTCCCTCTCGGAACTGTCTTTACTCCCCCTGATGGCAGGCGTGGCGGTCCGGGAAGCCTGCGGTGTCGGTTACCTCAAGTGGCCCAATGACCTGCTCACCGAGAAAGGCAAGATGGCAGGACTCCTGCTGGAAGCCGATGTGCGTGGAGAAGAAGTGCACCATGTGCTGCTGGGCATTGGAATCAACGTGGTTCCAGAAGGCCTTCCCGAGGGGGCGGTGGGCCTGGGGAGTTACATCAAGAAAGTCAGTCGGGTGGAGGTGCTTTCCCGCATCCTGTTTCAACTGGAAACCTGGACAGGCATGACCGAGATGGCCGTCTTGCAGGCCTGGCGCAAATACAGTGGCACCCTGGGCCGTCAGGTGCGGGTGCAAACCGCAAAAGGCCCCATTGAAGGTCTTGCCGTGGATGTGGACGCCAGAGGCCTGTGGATTGAACATGAAGGGGTCCGCACCTGCATCACTGCGGGGGATGTCAGCCTGGTGGAGCCGCTGGGCAGCAAACCTCAAACCGTTTAA
- a CDS encoding DUF1999 domain-containing protein — translation MRYRAFTEIDHDAIVALERIVLLQEEPTFDSLPEKEKEGRIRTTEASLRFFQRTEHSFVAEFDDVIHGAVLAQSVWHGDKPTVWISRIMIHPDAPEGTLTGLLKACSKSAYDTAIYELHTCLTPDQVADAEGFRSQGIYAVRHLGSRSETAPGDKLA, via the coding sequence ATGCGCTACCGAGCCTTCACCGAGATTGACCATGATGCCATCGTCGCTCTGGAGCGAATTGTTCTGCTTCAGGAAGAGCCCACTTTCGATTCCCTCCCTGAGAAGGAAAAAGAAGGCCGCATCCGCACCACAGAGGCCTCATTGCGCTTTTTTCAACGCACCGAGCACTCCTTTGTTGCTGAATTTGATGATGTGATCCACGGTGCAGTGCTGGCCCAGAGCGTGTGGCACGGAGACAAACCCACCGTGTGGATCAGCCGCATCATGATTCATCCAGACGCACCAGAAGGCACCCTCACAGGGCTGCTGAAAGCCTGCTCCAAGAGTGCTTACGACACCGCCATCTATGAGCTTCACACCTGCCTGACCCCCGATCAGGTGGCCGATGCAGAAGGATTCAGGTCCCAGGGCATTTACGCTGTTCGTCACCTTGGCTCCAGAAGCGAGACCGCACCAGGCGATAAACTGGCCTGA
- a CDS encoding nucleotidyltransferase domain-containing protein: MDILGTITEQLVQEGAEAVLLLGSFSRGEEVPYSDLDLHAVYQTVPTYQQRIAYLDGRLVTVSFYTWDRKELAFTDAQTALWNIEGMRHTRILHDPEGRFAALQTRAQAFDWSQVREGALGRIGSHLYNTIEECHKIMGALLTHNAEKCMFAMEGIKWSLAEISAFASGALIVTENRYWSTIHQAEPDPEWKEHFWTMLGFTGASVFERGEATLKLYLRSFELHGEHVNEEHKNTVQQTAETIRAFLAQGGY; the protein is encoded by the coding sequence ATGGACATCCTTGGAACCATCACCGAACAGCTTGTTCAGGAGGGTGCAGAAGCCGTGCTGCTCCTCGGGAGCTTCTCGCGGGGCGAAGAAGTGCCCTACAGCGACCTTGACCTGCATGCGGTCTACCAGACTGTGCCCACCTACCAGCAGCGCATTGCCTACCTCGATGGCCGACTGGTCACCGTGAGTTTCTACACCTGGGACCGCAAGGAACTGGCCTTCACCGATGCCCAGACGGCCCTGTGGAACATCGAGGGCATGAGGCACACCCGGATTCTGCATGACCCTGAAGGCCGCTTTGCTGCCCTGCAGACCCGCGCCCAGGCTTTCGACTGGAGCCAGGTCCGTGAAGGGGCACTGGGCCGCATCGGGTCCCACCTGTACAACACCATCGAAGAATGCCACAAGATCATGGGTGCCCTGCTGACCCACAATGCAGAAAAGTGCATGTTCGCCATGGAGGGCATCAAATGGTCCCTCGCCGAAATCAGTGCCTTTGCCAGTGGAGCCCTGATCGTCACCGAAAACCGCTACTGGAGCACCATCCATCAGGCAGAACCGGACCCGGAGTGGAAGGAACACTTCTGGACCATGCTGGGTTTCACAGGAGCATCTGTCTTCGAGAGGGGAGAGGCGACCCTCAAACTCTACCTGCGCAGTTTTGAGCTGCATGGAGAGCATGTCAATGAAGAACACAAAAACACTGTCCAGCAAACAGCAGAAACCATCCGTGCATTTCTTGCGCAAGGGGGGTATTGA